One window of Stenotrophomonas indicatrix genomic DNA carries:
- a CDS encoding efflux RND transporter permease subunit: protein MRRFNLSEWALGNRALVLFAMLAFAVIGAWSYKHLGQSEDPPFTFKAMVVRTMWPGATAEQVSRQVTEPIEKALMNTGEYEFIRSYSRPGESQVIFMARDSLRSRQIPDLWYQVRKRVGDIRATLPREIVGPFYNDEFGDTFGNIYALTGEGFDYAVMRDYADRIQLELQRVPDVGKIDLVGLQDEKVWIELSNTKLATLGVSLQQVQQALADQNAVSATSFFETPTDRVQLRVTGQFDSIEDIRRFPIQAGERTLHLGDIAEVKRGFADPSSPKMRFMGQDAIGLAVAMKDGGDILKLGATLDAEFERLQKTLPAGMQLRKVSDQPHAVEESVGEFVQVLTEAVVIVLLVSFFSLGLRTGLVVGVTIPLVLAMTFFVMHYFDIGLHKISLGALVLALGLLVDDAIIAVEMMATKMEQGYDRLRAASFAWESTAFPMLTGTLITAAGFLPIATAASSTGEYTRSLFQVVTIALVVSWIAAVLFIPYLGDKMLPDLFNPQLPKPDSLAGRWRAKRLQWADRYPALARWIAPKVHAHDHDPYQRPFYTRFRSFLDTCLRHRWWVIGATIALFIGSLMLFRFVPQQFFPDSTRPELMVDIELAEGASLAATQAQAAKLEKLLKGREGISNYVAYVGTGSPRFYLPLDQQLPATNFAQFVVLTEDAKARESTRDWMLKEVIKQFPDVQMRVTRLENGPPVGYPVQMRVSGEHIAQVQAIARKVEAKVRENPHVMNVNLDWSEPSKVVRLVIDQDRARALGVSSAQVSQFLSSSLSGMSVSTYREGNRQIEMLLRGPDNERAQLDLLGSLAIPTSSGTAVTLSQVARLEYAFEDGIIWHRNRLPTVTVRADISDGMQPLDVVQQIVPTLDGIRAELPSGYLLETGGSVEDSARGQNSIKAGMPLFLIVVATLLMLQLRSFSRAAMVLVTAPLGIIGATLFLLLFRAPFGFVALLGTIALAGMIMRNSVILIDQIQQDIDAGHDRWHSIIDATVRRFRPIVLTALAAVLAMIPLSRSAFYGSMAISIMGGLIVGTVLTLVFLPALYAAWFRVKPDESGA from the coding sequence GTGCGCCGCTTCAATCTCTCCGAATGGGCGCTGGGCAACCGTGCGCTGGTGTTGTTCGCGATGCTGGCGTTCGCCGTCATCGGTGCCTGGTCGTACAAACACCTGGGCCAGTCCGAAGATCCGCCCTTCACCTTCAAGGCGATGGTGGTACGCACGATGTGGCCGGGCGCCACCGCCGAGCAGGTCTCGCGGCAGGTGACCGAGCCGATCGAAAAAGCACTGATGAACACCGGCGAGTACGAATTCATCCGTTCGTACTCGCGGCCGGGCGAATCGCAGGTGATCTTCATGGCGCGCGACAGCCTGCGCTCCAGGCAGATCCCGGACCTGTGGTACCAGGTGCGCAAGCGCGTGGGCGATATCCGCGCGACGCTGCCGAGGGAGATCGTCGGGCCCTTCTACAACGATGAGTTCGGCGACACGTTCGGCAACATCTATGCGTTGACCGGCGAAGGCTTCGATTACGCCGTGATGCGCGACTATGCCGACCGCATCCAGCTGGAACTGCAGCGCGTGCCCGACGTCGGCAAGATTGACCTGGTCGGCCTGCAGGACGAGAAGGTGTGGATCGAGCTGTCCAACACCAAGCTGGCCACGCTGGGCGTATCGCTGCAGCAGGTGCAGCAGGCCTTGGCCGACCAGAATGCGGTCAGCGCCACCAGCTTCTTCGAAACCCCGACCGACCGCGTGCAGCTGCGCGTGACCGGCCAGTTCGATTCGATCGAGGACATCCGCAGATTCCCGATCCAGGCGGGCGAACGCACGCTGCATCTGGGCGATATCGCCGAGGTCAAGCGCGGTTTTGCCGATCCCTCTTCGCCGAAGATGCGCTTCATGGGTCAGGATGCGATCGGCCTGGCGGTGGCGATGAAGGACGGCGGTGACATCCTCAAGCTCGGTGCCACCCTGGATGCCGAGTTCGAACGCCTGCAGAAGACCCTGCCGGCCGGCATGCAGCTGCGCAAGGTGTCCGACCAGCCGCATGCGGTGGAAGAGTCGGTGGGCGAGTTCGTGCAGGTACTCACCGAAGCGGTGGTGATCGTGCTGCTGGTCAGCTTCTTCTCGCTGGGCCTGCGTACCGGCCTGGTGGTGGGCGTGACCATTCCGCTGGTGCTGGCGATGACCTTCTTCGTCATGCACTACTTCGACATCGGCCTGCACAAGATTTCGCTGGGTGCGCTGGTGCTGGCACTGGGCCTGCTGGTGGACGATGCGATCATCGCGGTGGAGATGATGGCCACCAAGATGGAGCAGGGCTACGACCGCCTGCGTGCGGCCAGTTTCGCCTGGGAGTCCACGGCCTTCCCGATGCTGACCGGTACCCTGATCACCGCAGCGGGCTTCCTGCCCATCGCCACCGCCGCATCGAGCACCGGTGAATACACCCGCTCGCTGTTCCAGGTGGTGACCATCGCGCTGGTGGTGTCGTGGATCGCGGCAGTGCTGTTCATTCCGTACCTGGGCGACAAGATGCTGCCGGACCTGTTCAATCCGCAGCTGCCCAAGCCGGACAGTCTTGCCGGCCGCTGGCGTGCCAAGCGCCTGCAGTGGGCCGACCGGTATCCGGCACTCGCGCGCTGGATCGCTCCGAAGGTGCATGCGCACGATCATGATCCGTACCAGCGGCCGTTCTACACCCGCTTCCGGTCGTTCCTGGATACCTGCCTGCGCCATCGCTGGTGGGTGATCGGTGCGACCATCGCCCTGTTCATCGGTTCGCTGATGCTGTTCCGTTTCGTGCCGCAGCAGTTCTTCCCCGATTCGACCCGGCCGGAACTGATGGTGGACATCGAGCTGGCCGAAGGTGCGTCGCTGGCCGCGACCCAGGCACAGGCCGCCAAGCTGGAGAAGCTGTTGAAGGGCCGCGAGGGCATCAGCAACTACGTGGCCTATGTCGGCACCGGTTCGCCGCGCTTCTACCTGCCGCTGGACCAGCAGTTGCCGGCGACCAACTTCGCCCAGTTCGTGGTGCTTACCGAAGACGCGAAGGCCCGCGAATCGACCCGCGACTGGATGCTGAAGGAAGTGATAAAGCAGTTCCCCGATGTGCAGATGCGCGTGACGCGCCTGGAGAATGGGCCGCCGGTCGGCTATCCGGTGCAGATGCGCGTGTCCGGCGAGCACATCGCCCAGGTACAGGCGATCGCGCGCAAGGTCGAGGCCAAGGTGCGCGAGAACCCGCACGTGATGAACGTAAACCTGGACTGGAGCGAGCCGAGCAAGGTGGTGCGGCTGGTGATCGACCAGGACCGCGCACGCGCGCTGGGTGTCAGCAGTGCGCAGGTCAGCCAGTTCCTCAGCAGTTCGTTGTCGGGCATGAGCGTGAGCACCTATCGCGAAGGCAACCGCCAGATCGAAATGCTGCTGCGTGGCCCGGACAACGAGCGCGCGCAGCTGGATCTGCTCGGCAGCCTGGCGATTCCGACCAGCAGCGGCACCGCGGTGACGCTGTCGCAGGTCGCGCGGCTGGAATACGCCTTCGAGGACGGCATCATCTGGCACCGCAACCGTTTGCCGACGGTGACCGTGCGTGCCGACATCAGCGATGGCATGCAGCCGCTGGACGTAGTGCAGCAGATCGTGCCGACGCTGGATGGCATCCGTGCCGAGTTGCCCAGTGGCTACCTGCTGGAAACCGGCGGCTCGGTGGAGGATTCGGCGCGTGGCCAGAACTCGATCAAGGCCGGCATGCCGCTGTTTCTGATCGTGGTGGCCACGTTGCTGATGCTGCAGCTGCGCAGCTTCTCGCGTGCAGCGATGGTGCTGGTGACCGCACCGCTGGGCATCATCGGCGCGACGCTGTTCCTGCTGCTGTTCCGCGCACCGTTCGGCTTCGTGGCGCTACTGGGCACCATCGCGCTGGCGGGCATGATCATGCGCAACTCGGTGATCCTGATCGACCAGATCCAGCAGGACATCGATGCCGGGCATGACCGCTGGCATTCGATCATCGATGCGACGGTGCGGCGTTTCCGCCCGATCGTGCTGACCGCGCTTGCGGCCGTGCTGGCGATGATTCCGCTGTCGCGCAGCGCGTTCTACGGCTCGATGGCGATTTCGATCATGGGTGGGTTGATCGTGGGCACGGTGCTGACGCTGGTGTTCCTGCCGGCGCTGTATGCGGCGTGGTTCCGGGTCAAACCGGACGAATCCGGGGCGTGA
- a CDS encoding protein-L-isoaspartate O-methyltransferase produces MTIDYAHARELMVEQQIRPWDVLDIKVLDVLARLPREAFVADAHRALAYADVELPIGNGQKMMKPVVEGRTLQALDLQPGDEVLEIGTGSGFLSACIGALARDVLSLEIDPELAAAARARLDATGLGTNVRVEVADGLAWQTERRFDVICVTGAVDVVPSQFASWLRPGGRLYVIQGRSPAMEALLVKADGSTESLFETDIDYLRGAAPAPQFHL; encoded by the coding sequence ATGACGATTGATTACGCCCACGCCCGCGAACTGATGGTGGAACAGCAGATCCGTCCCTGGGACGTGCTGGACATCAAGGTGCTCGACGTCCTGGCCCGCCTGCCGCGCGAGGCCTTCGTCGCCGACGCGCACCGGGCGCTGGCCTATGCCGATGTCGAACTGCCGATCGGCAACGGCCAGAAGATGATGAAGCCGGTCGTCGAGGGCCGTACCCTGCAGGCACTGGATCTGCAGCCGGGTGACGAAGTGCTGGAAATCGGCACCGGCAGCGGCTTCCTGTCGGCCTGCATCGGCGCGCTGGCGCGCGACGTGCTGAGCCTGGAAATCGATCCGGAACTGGCCGCCGCTGCGCGCGCCCGCCTGGATGCCACCGGCCTGGGCACCAACGTGCGCGTGGAAGTGGCCGATGGCCTGGCCTGGCAGACCGAACGCCGCTTCGACGTGATCTGTGTCACTGGCGCCGTTGACGTGGTGCCGTCACAGTTCGCTTCGTGGTTGCGTCCGGGTGGTCGTCTGTATGTCATCCAGGGCCGTTCGCCGGCCATGGAAGCGCTGTTGGTGAAGGCCGATGGCAGCACCGAGTCGCTGTTCGAGACCGATATCGATTACCTGCGTGGTGCCGCCCCGGCCCCCCAGTTCCACCTCTGA
- a CDS encoding TetR/AcrR family transcriptional regulator, whose translation MSSPTSRKPSAKPAAKAAGPGRPKDLGKRAAILEAAKTLFIEQGYSGVSMDSIAAQAGVSKLTVYSHFGDKETLFSEAVQSKCIEMLPDALFVADVEGPLRDQLLGIGMAFFEMITSDAALSIQRVMMAPETDERLRELFWQAGPQRTCEALADFMRLRAERGELDIPDCYVAGQQFLTLVKGEVHMHMMCGMPLSPVETDAAIHVAASVDFFLRAYAPREAGTAG comes from the coding sequence ATGAGTTCTCCCACTTCCCGAAAGCCGTCGGCCAAGCCTGCTGCCAAGGCTGCCGGTCCCGGGCGCCCCAAGGATCTGGGCAAGCGCGCGGCGATACTCGAGGCAGCCAAGACACTGTTCATCGAACAGGGCTACAGCGGCGTGAGCATGGACAGCATCGCGGCCCAGGCCGGCGTCTCGAAGCTGACCGTATACAGCCATTTCGGCGACAAAGAGACCCTGTTCTCCGAAGCTGTGCAGTCCAAGTGCATCGAGATGCTGCCCGACGCGCTGTTCGTGGCCGACGTGGAAGGCCCCCTGCGCGACCAGTTGCTGGGCATCGGCATGGCGTTCTTCGAGATGATCACCTCCGACGCAGCCCTGTCGATCCAGCGGGTGATGATGGCTCCGGAGACCGACGAGCGCCTGCGCGAACTGTTCTGGCAGGCCGGCCCGCAACGCACCTGCGAGGCGCTGGCCGACTTCATGCGCTTGCGTGCCGAGCGCGGTGAACTGGACATCCCCGACTGCTACGTCGCCGGCCAGCAGTTCCTGACCCTGGTGAAGGGCGAAGTGCACATGCATATGATGTGCGGCATGCCACTGTCACCCGTCGAGACCGATGCTGCCATCCACGTGGCCGCCAGTGTGGATTTCTTCCTGCGCGCCTACGCCCCGCGAGAGGCCGGAACCGCTGGATAA
- a CDS encoding LysR family transcriptional regulator has translation MDRIERFRIFARVVECTSFTRAADQLGLPRSTVSAAVAELEQRLGTRLLQRSTRRVSTTHDGDTFYVRCLRLIAEVEDAESLFRQDDAQPSGLLKIDVPSRIGRRIIAPVLPDFFARHPQVELDLGMTDRAVNLIEDGCDAVLRVGQLGDSSLVARTLGQLDFVNVAAPAYLHAHGVPQHPTDLQQHRAVNYASPTTARVEPWEWQDGAQLRTMPMAGWVRVNSAEASIACCVAGLGLLQIPRYDVQAELQSGALVEVMPQYVAQPLPVTLLLPHRQHRAQRVQVFLDWLVPLLRERLQLQG, from the coding sequence ATGGACCGGATCGAGCGTTTCCGCATCTTTGCCCGGGTGGTGGAGTGCACCAGCTTCACCCGCGCCGCCGACCAGCTCGGCCTGCCCCGCTCCACCGTCTCGGCGGCCGTGGCGGAACTGGAGCAGCGGCTTGGCACCCGCCTGCTGCAGCGCTCCACCCGCAGGGTCTCCACCACCCACGATGGCGACACCTTCTACGTGCGCTGCCTGCGCCTGATCGCCGAGGTGGAAGACGCCGAGTCGCTGTTCCGCCAGGACGACGCACAGCCGAGTGGCCTGTTGAAGATCGATGTACCCAGCCGGATCGGCCGCCGCATCATCGCCCCGGTGCTGCCGGACTTCTTCGCACGGCACCCCCAGGTCGAGCTGGACCTGGGCATGACCGATCGCGCGGTGAATCTGATCGAGGACGGCTGCGATGCGGTGCTGCGGGTGGGCCAGCTGGGTGACTCCAGCCTGGTGGCCCGCACGCTGGGCCAGCTGGACTTCGTCAACGTTGCCGCGCCGGCGTACCTGCACGCGCACGGCGTACCGCAGCACCCCACCGACCTGCAGCAGCACCGCGCGGTGAACTATGCGTCGCCGACCACGGCGCGGGTGGAGCCGTGGGAATGGCAGGACGGCGCGCAGCTGCGCACGATGCCGATGGCCGGCTGGGTGCGGGTGAACAGCGCCGAGGCGTCGATTGCCTGCTGCGTCGCGGGGCTGGGACTGCTGCAGATTCCGCGCTACGACGTGCAGGCGGAACTGCAGTCGGGCGCGCTGGTGGAAGTAATGCCGCAGTATGTCGCGCAGCCGTTGCCGGTGACCCTGTTGCTGCCGCACCGGCAGCATCGCGCGCAACGTGTGCAGGTGTTCCTGGATTGGCTGGTGCCGCTGCTGCGTGAGCGGCTGCAGTTGCAGGGGTGA
- a CDS encoding TolC family outer membrane protein: MIRRSLAVALATALLPLSAHAADLLQVYEMARNGDPQLSAAESTRLYDKEGAVQARAALLPQINGAAQLNRTRSEPNADANSGSFTSKRRSYTVDGTQTLFNWTQINNLRSQRELSKAADFTLDSANDNLIVRTSAAYFNVLVAIESLNAAQTNEAAAKKQFDFADKRLEVGLAPITDVHEARAQYDQARANTIVAQNTLADNYQALTELTGQPVMNLKGLPADFRPEVPANRGNLDQLVQQATTENPALKAQELKVGAAEAGVQAARGGHYPTLSLGGSWGKSATWGDSVGAGSLSPDARTNSIGLTLSVPIFSGGATQSGVRQALAQRDIAQDGFEQQKRALDRNTRNAYQTLVQGISEVEARRLAVVSAQSAYDASQVGLEVGTRTVLDVIQNQRILFSAQLDYAQARYNFLQNRLLLSQAVGGLDVAELQDINRLLTQDAGNPSTTTN, encoded by the coding sequence ATGATCCGCCGATCCCTCGCTGTTGCGCTGGCCACTGCCCTGCTGCCGTTGTCCGCCCATGCCGCCGACCTGCTGCAGGTCTATGAAATGGCGCGCAATGGCGACCCGCAGCTGTCCGCCGCCGAGTCCACCCGGTTGTACGACAAGGAAGGCGCCGTGCAGGCGCGCGCTGCCCTGCTGCCGCAGATCAACGGTGCAGCGCAGCTGAACCGCACGCGCAGCGAGCCGAACGCTGATGCCAACTCCGGCTCGTTCACCAGCAAGCGCCGCAGCTACACCGTTGATGGCACCCAGACGCTGTTCAACTGGACGCAGATCAACAACCTGCGTTCGCAGCGCGAGCTGAGCAAGGCAGCTGACTTCACCCTCGACTCGGCCAACGACAACCTGATCGTGCGCACCTCGGCCGCCTACTTCAACGTGCTGGTGGCGATCGAATCGCTGAACGCCGCACAGACCAACGAAGCGGCCGCGAAGAAGCAGTTCGACTTCGCCGACAAGCGCCTGGAAGTGGGCCTGGCGCCGATCACCGACGTGCACGAAGCCCGTGCCCAGTACGATCAGGCGCGCGCCAACACCATCGTTGCGCAGAACACCCTGGCCGACAACTACCAGGCCCTGACCGAACTGACCGGCCAGCCGGTGATGAACCTGAAGGGCCTGCCAGCCGATTTCCGTCCGGAAGTGCCGGCCAACCGCGGCAACCTGGACCAGCTGGTGCAGCAGGCAACCACGGAAAATCCGGCGCTCAAGGCGCAGGAGCTGAAGGTCGGCGCCGCCGAAGCCGGCGTGCAGGCGGCCCGTGGTGGCCATTACCCGACCCTGTCGCTGGGCGGCAGCTGGGGCAAGAGCGCGACCTGGGGCGACAGCGTCGGTGCCGGTTCGCTCTCACCCGATGCACGCACCAACAGCATCGGCCTGACCCTGAGCGTGCCGATCTTCTCTGGCGGCGCCACCCAGTCCGGCGTGCGCCAGGCCCTGGCCCAGCGTGACATTGCCCAGGATGGTTTCGAGCAGCAGAAGCGCGCGCTGGACCGCAACACGCGCAATGCCTACCAGACCCTGGTGCAGGGCATCAGCGAAGTGGAAGCGCGCCGTTTGGCCGTGGTTTCCGCACAGAGCGCCTACGATGCCTCGCAGGTTGGCCTGGAAGTGGGTACCCGCACGGTACTGGACGTGATCCAGAACCAGCGCATCCTGTTCTCCGCACAGCTGGATTACGCACAGGCCCGCTACAACTTCCTGCAGAACCGCCTGCTGCTGAGCCAGGCCGTGGGTGGCCTGGATGTGGCCGAACTGCAGGACATCAACCGCCTGCTGACCCAGGACGCGGGCAACCCGTCAACGACCACGAACTGA
- a CDS encoding efflux RND transporter periplasmic adaptor subunit, with amino-acid sequence MKNMRWLGVGVLVVVLAACGKQAAEPVAAIPVLVVHPTTQDGQAAAAYPGEVRARQESPLSFRVGGNLVKRHVDAGERVKKGQLLAELDAADYASQAAASQAQLAAAEADLVRARDDQKRYAKLAEDQLVSRSALDQQTAAFKAAQGQANAARANLAVARNQAEYAQLRAPADGVIASRQAEAGQVVSAGQTVFTLAADGGREVLIALPESNIRDYKVGQSVQVELWNRPGQLLPGTLREIAPAADAQARTYATRVSLAPEALSEVELGQSARVFATAGRSGALQLPLAAVLRGRDGKASVWVVNPSNGALKAIPVQVGAYGAQAVPVVSGVGAADWVVAAGGHLLREGQVVTPVDRQNRPVLAPSAAKPAPAAGKGH; translated from the coding sequence ATGAAAAACATGCGTTGGTTGGGCGTAGGCGTACTGGTCGTGGTGTTGGCAGCGTGCGGCAAGCAGGCCGCCGAGCCGGTGGCGGCCATTCCGGTGCTGGTGGTGCATCCCACCACGCAGGATGGACAAGCCGCGGCCGCCTACCCCGGCGAGGTGCGTGCCCGCCAGGAAAGCCCCCTGTCGTTCCGGGTGGGTGGCAACCTGGTCAAGCGTCACGTCGACGCAGGTGAGCGGGTGAAGAAGGGCCAGCTGCTGGCTGAGCTGGATGCGGCCGACTACGCCTCGCAGGCAGCGGCATCGCAGGCGCAGCTGGCGGCGGCGGAAGCAGACCTGGTGCGCGCCCGCGATGACCAGAAGCGCTACGCCAAGCTGGCCGAAGACCAGCTGGTGAGCCGCTCGGCACTGGACCAGCAGACGGCGGCGTTCAAGGCCGCACAGGGCCAGGCCAATGCCGCCCGGGCCAATCTTGCCGTGGCTCGCAACCAGGCCGAGTACGCGCAGTTGCGCGCGCCCGCCGATGGCGTGATTGCCAGCCGCCAGGCCGAAGCCGGGCAGGTCGTGAGCGCTGGGCAGACGGTGTTCACCCTGGCCGCCGACGGTGGTCGTGAGGTGTTGATCGCACTGCCGGAAAGCAACATCCGCGACTACAAGGTCGGCCAGTCGGTGCAGGTGGAACTGTGGAACCGCCCGGGCCAACTGCTGCCCGGCACCCTGCGCGAGATCGCCCCGGCCGCCGATGCACAGGCCCGCACCTATGCCACGCGCGTCAGCCTGGCGCCGGAAGCGCTGAGCGAAGTGGAACTGGGCCAGAGTGCGCGGGTGTTCGCTACCGCCGGGCGCAGCGGCGCGTTGCAGCTGCCGCTGGCGGCCGTGCTGCGCGGCCGTGATGGCAAGGCCAGCGTGTGGGTGGTCAATCCCTCCAACGGTGCGCTGAAGGCAATCCCGGTGCAGGTGGGTGCCTATGGCGCGCAGGCCGTGCCGGTGGTGTCCGGTGTGGGCGCGGCGGACTGGGTGGTCGCTGCCGGCGGCCATCTGCTGCGCGAAGGCCAGGTGGTGACGCCGGTCGATCGCCAGAACCGCCCGGTGCTGGCGCCGTCGGCCGCCAAACCGGCGCCGGCCGCAGGCAAGGGGCACTGA
- a CDS encoding SDR family oxidoreductase, producing MTDHSLKGKTVLIAGGAKNLGGLIARDFAEQGAQAIVIHYNSAATQADAEATVAAVQAAGAKAVALQADLTSAAAMERLFADTVAAVGRPDIAINTVGKVLKKPMLEISEAEYDQMSAVNAKTAFFFLKEAGRHVNDGGRICTLVTSLLGAFTPFYSSYAGTKAPVEHFTRAASKEFGERGISVTAIGPGPMDTPFFYPAESADAQAYHKTAAALSAFTRTGLTDIADIVPWIRFLVTDGWWMTGQTILVNGGYTTK from the coding sequence ATGACCGACCATTCCCTCAAGGGCAAGACCGTACTGATCGCCGGCGGCGCCAAGAACCTCGGCGGGCTGATCGCCCGCGACTTCGCCGAGCAGGGCGCCCAGGCCATCGTCATCCACTACAACAGCGCTGCTACCCAGGCCGATGCCGAGGCAACCGTTGCAGCGGTGCAGGCCGCAGGTGCAAAGGCCGTGGCGTTGCAGGCCGATCTGACCTCGGCCGCGGCGATGGAGCGGCTGTTCGCCGACACGGTTGCCGCCGTCGGTCGCCCTGACATCGCCATCAACACCGTTGGCAAGGTGCTGAAGAAGCCGATGCTGGAGATCAGCGAAGCGGAGTACGACCAGATGAGCGCGGTCAACGCGAAGACGGCGTTCTTCTTTCTCAAGGAGGCCGGGCGTCATGTCAACGACGGCGGCCGCATCTGCACGCTGGTCACTTCACTGCTCGGCGCGTTCACGCCGTTCTACTCCAGCTACGCGGGCACCAAGGCGCCGGTGGAACACTTCACCCGCGCAGCATCGAAGGAGTTTGGCGAGCGCGGGATTTCGGTGACCGCGATCGGCCCCGGGCCGATGGATACGCCGTTCTTCTATCCCGCCGAGAGTGCCGATGCGCAGGCCTACCACAAGACTGCTGCGGCGCTGTCGGCTTTCACCCGTACCGGTCTGACCGACATCGCCGACATCGTGCCGTGGATCCGCTTCCTGGTGACCGACGGCTGGTGGATGACCGGGCAGACCATCCTGGTCAATGGTGGCTACACCACCAAGTAG
- a CDS encoding amino acid transporter, with amino-acid sequence MIGDNGDVLQASAQARGLGTDHLLVVALTLLMGGSVVALVGQHTAAQAGPAIVLSLLLAALGAVPMLYCLRLAMRRLPNPSGLHGLLRAAWGKLFADVLVIALLLELTATTAGLAQSMARHLYAAAEVIDASPAQWMPLSLAASILLLLLGAAAALLRTPRVLLLASALLTVKLGVGLLLLLLAARHVHYAHWIPWLPSATAPYRFGLGGVLAAGVALLGVLLGAGLLAGFCGKVSRPRSQISRAAGAAVLMAMLWLMVLAALQSGLVEFAALASTRPLSVALQGVPQLQWLLPLLPLAGGAGLAALQLVLLLLAARLGVEVWPPEPGDAGSDARLRVTIALTMLAATLALSMPEGWLPQLPGPAGLLVLAAVCLGVARNQWQARAAAGERRRIPMLLAPVATALCLLPAVTSRLFVPVLMVLAVVLAGALIRRHAGRSR; translated from the coding sequence ATGATCGGCGACAACGGAGACGTGCTGCAGGCCAGTGCGCAGGCCCGAGGGCTGGGCACCGACCATCTGCTGGTGGTGGCGCTGACCCTGCTGATGGGGGGCAGCGTTGTCGCTCTGGTCGGCCAGCACACGGCGGCGCAGGCGGGGCCCGCCATTGTTCTCAGCTTGTTGCTGGCGGCGCTGGGTGCGGTGCCGATGCTGTATTGCCTTCGTCTGGCGATGCGGCGTCTGCCGAATCCTTCAGGCCTGCATGGTCTGCTGCGTGCCGCCTGGGGCAAGCTGTTCGCCGATGTACTGGTGATTGCCCTGCTGCTGGAACTGACGGCGACCACCGCAGGCCTGGCGCAATCGATGGCGCGCCATCTGTACGCAGCCGCTGAGGTCATCGATGCCTCGCCCGCGCAGTGGATGCCATTGTCGCTGGCGGCGTCGATCCTGTTGTTGCTGCTGGGGGCTGCTGCTGCATTGCTGCGAACGCCGCGCGTGCTGCTGTTGGCCAGTGCACTGCTGACGGTGAAGCTGGGCGTTGGCCTGCTGCTGTTGTTGCTGGCAGCGCGCCATGTGCACTACGCGCATTGGATTCCGTGGCTGCCATCGGCGACCGCGCCCTATCGCTTCGGCCTGGGCGGCGTGCTGGCAGCGGGCGTGGCATTGCTCGGTGTCCTACTCGGTGCGGGCCTGCTGGCAGGGTTCTGCGGGAAGGTGTCGCGCCCTCGCTCGCAGATTTCCAGGGCCGCCGGCGCAGCGGTGCTGATGGCGATGTTGTGGCTGATGGTATTGGCTGCGCTGCAGTCGGGTCTCGTCGAGTTTGCTGCGTTGGCCAGCACGCGGCCGCTGTCGGTGGCGTTGCAGGGTGTCCCGCAGCTGCAGTGGTTGCTGCCACTGTTGCCGTTGGCGGGCGGCGCGGGGCTGGCGGCATTGCAGTTGGTGCTGCTGCTGTTGGCCGCGCGGTTGGGGGTGGAGGTCTGGCCTCCGGAACCCGGCGATGCGGGCTCCGATGCGCGTCTGCGGGTGACGATTGCGCTGACCATGCTGGCGGCGACGTTGGCGCTGTCGATGCCGGAGGGCTGGCTTCCACAGCTGCCGGGGCCTGCTGGCCTGCTGGTACTGGCCGCGGTATGCCTCGGCGTTGCCCGCAACCAATGGCAGGCACGGGCGGCGGCTGGCGAACGGCGGCGCATCCCGATGCTGCTCGCACCTGTAGCGACCGCACTGTGTCTGTTGCCGGCAGTCACGTCCCGCTTGTTCGTACCGGTGCTGATGGTGCTGGCGGTCGTGCTGGCAGGCGCCCTGATACGTCGACATGCGGGGCGGTCGCGCTAG